A region of the Dyadobacter sp. CECT 9275 genome:
TTTCTTTAAGGCTCTTTACAGCATCTGCCGACTGCTGCACCAGCTTTTCGGCATCCGCAGCCCTTTCCGGTTTTAATTCCACAGCCTGGCGGTAACGCGCAGCGGCGGCAGCCAGTATCTGCCGAGCATCCATCATCAGGGTATATTGGGCAATCGAATGTGCAAGTGTGCCGATATCAGCGGTATTCAATTGCGGCTTTGCAGCGGCCAGCAGAGCAGAAGCTTCTGCCAGAATTCTTTTCGCGTCGGGTACCGAGGTATTGTTCAGCCACAATGGCTGCCCTTTTTCTGGCAACAATTCCTGCTGCCAGAGCACGTCATTCATATTATAGGTAAGCGGCAGGCTTCTCAATTCCAATAGCTTGAATAATGCTCTCACGTAGTGATCGTCGGCCTCCCCATAGGATGTCAGGCTATACCGTGTATCAAAACCTGCCTCGATTTCCGGTGAGAGATTCCAGCTTTTTTCTGCGGCTGTATATACGCCATACCAGTCGGCCGAAAAGAGATAGGTACCTCCATCATCCCAAATGGTTGTAAATGCACCCGTAGCTCCCTGTTTCTTTCCTGCTTCCGTGAACCCCTTGATATTGGCTTTCGCCATCACCATATCGGGAAACATCCGGTAGGAATTCAGCACGCCCGGACATACCATAAATTCCAGCCCCCGGCTTGCAAACGGCCTGATCCAGCGATCATAACTTTTGGCATCACCATATTCCCAGGTCAGGTATACCACGTCTCTGGGCAGCATTTCGGGTATTTTCTCGTACTCAATTGCAACATCGCCCCAAAGCATCATTTTCTTTTTGTGCTTTTTTAAAACCCCGTACAGGAAATTGAGGTGATCGGCATAAAACCGGTCGGCTCCGATACTGTCAATATAGCCCTTTGACTTCCCTTTGTTGAGATCGAATGTTTCGTCGCAATTCACATTGAACCAGGGAGCATTGAATGCCTCTGCCAGTTCACCGATCACATCTTCCAGAAACTGCCTGGCTTTGGGATCAAGCGGTGAAATCAGGGTACCTGTTTCGCCCATCGATTTGTACTGAGGCAAAGCCAGGATTTTCTCAAAATGCCCGAACGACTGAAAGCCGCCGATCAGTTTCATATGGAATTTCTCAGCATAGGCCGACAATTCCCGGATCTGCGCAATAGTTAGTTTCCCATCTTTGGGAGCAAAATCCGGGTGAGACAACGGCTGTACAATGTGTTCAATATAAAAGGAAAGGTAGTTGATCTTAAGCTCGGCCATTCTTTCGATCTGTTTTTTGATATAGTCAATCGTCGAAATAGGACCTCTGCTGATGTCATCGAAAATCACACGGGTGGGAAAAGCAGGCCAATCTGCAATAAAAATTTCCTGGGCCCAGCCCGCGCGTGTCAGCTGGCGCAGGGTTTGCAAGCCATAGAAAAGACCGGTTTCAGTATGGGCAGCAATGGTCACTTTACCGGAAACCGCCTGCAGCAGATAACCCTCGGTCCCGATACTATCCCGGTATAGCCTTGACCTGGACACTAACGCAGTGTCGGTTGCGGGAAGATCTTTGAGAAAAACCAGCTCAATAATCTGTTTCTTCTTTTGAGAAGCACTTTTTAACTGTGACATAAAGGTATCCCAGTGCGCTTTCAGGCGTTGTTTTTGCGCAGCATCCAATCCCTTAACCCGGAAATCAGAAGACGCGGGATACAACATATTGTGCTGCCCCTGTTTTACAACCTGCGGAAAAGGAAGTACCGGCAGCATACCAGCAACCTTGTTCGTTTGCAAATGCGTTGCCCGCGCGGCATACTGCTGCAGCAAAAAAAGTGACAAGATATACAACACCCATCTGCTCATCTTATTTCGTTTTTTTCCGCTCAGGATATACATAATGAATCATCGCACTATTGTTATTGGAATTCAATTCGTGGTCTTTACTTCGTATTTTAACCATGACCCGGTTTGCCGCCTGTGTGGGTTTAAAATTGAAATACACTTTTTTTATACGGGGTATCAGATCGTCGGGGGCCTCAACAGATACCATTTTTAGGCTGTCAGTTACCACATCATTTACAATCAGGTATACCC
Encoded here:
- a CDS encoding glycoside hydrolase family 20 zincin-like fold domain-containing protein translates to MSRWVLYILSLFLLQQYAARATHLQTNKVAGMLPVLPFPQVVKQGQHNMLYPASSDFRVKGLDAAQKQRLKAHWDTFMSQLKSASQKKKQIIELVFLKDLPATDTALVSRSRLYRDSIGTEGYLLQAVSGKVTIAAHTETGLFYGLQTLRQLTRAGWAQEIFIADWPAFPTRVIFDDISRGPISTIDYIKKQIERMAELKINYLSFYIEHIVQPLSHPDFAPKDGKLTIAQIRELSAYAEKFHMKLIGGFQSFGHFEKILALPQYKSMGETGTLISPLDPKARQFLEDVIGELAEAFNAPWFNVNCDETFDLNKGKSKGYIDSIGADRFYADHLNFLYGVLKKHKKKMMLWGDVAIEYEKIPEMLPRDVVYLTWEYGDAKSYDRWIRPFASRGLEFMVCPGVLNSYRMFPDMVMAKANIKGFTEAGKKQGATGAFTTIWDDGGTYLFSADWYGVYTAAEKSWNLSPEIEAGFDTRYSLTSYGEADDHYVRALFKLLELRSLPLTYNMNDVLWQQELLPEKGQPLWLNNTSVPDAKRILAEASALLAAAKPQLNTADIGTLAHSIAQYTLMMDARQILAAAAARYRQAVELKPERAADAEKLVQQSADAVKSLKERYVVLKNNFRKSWLRENQPYWLDVVMATYDVKINALHGLESALLKAQKPVAGKLELPAPGEIRFDISETPHTYFTYWLLTGPFPVEKEGTVPSFLYSENEEYNKPPIPGGIATYEGKNYRWHKFASKNGGMINLDTYFFKTGFEKTAPTVGYAYCTLNVTGKAVSEVFVTSTAGTEVFCDGKKVATVPGNAKHAAEQRIAISLGKGNHLFLLKIPRNTQVPWTFNMRLTDDLQVVNTKHKYQTNSKNKIYEVE